In the Candidatus Baltobacteraceae bacterium genome, one interval contains:
- the gltB gene encoding glutamate synthase large subunit, with protein MRALTDLEEGPAREHDACGVGFIADLSHTASHEIVRLALEAVGCMVHRGARASDGRTGDGAGLLIETPRSLLIRELPPMSRRVPERHLAAIALFLPHDPEEATGLRGQIEAAVFATDVKPLLWRRPKVDPEVLGEHARATRPLYEQLLVDMGPGNVRERMRQVRRNLIRTLRDTGGGAALVSASPDSVIYKGLLSSNELGSYFKDLRDPAFTSRYAVFHQRFSTNTSPSWKLVQPFNLIAHNGEINTITGNRAWMRARGMQPIRGASDSLDFDTTLDMMLGSGHRIDVAIDFMLAPAIDADDDRLHAYYDAHVPTIEPWDGPAAMIFTDGDIVGAALDRNGFRPLRWCRTESGKVLCASEAGVVDFGNDAIVQRGRLGPGERLVVRFATGELVEPKTFREERRARGDYRPIVRSWQFDLSRAQALTAPPAASDADLVRFAYAKDEIKDVVDVVASGGGEPIFSMGDDAALPFLERRMPIAYYLRQRFAQVTNPPIDPYREGLVFDMRAWIGSGPTNGDVPSFGSLVMLEHAVLDEHAFDLVRSDERMAQHVVRLELGASRLGERLREIAHEAEEAVRHGASLIVLDDRDAQTPVPAVLAVGAVHQTLTSAGLRMQSSIAVADGFGRDSHSIASVISAGANVVCPWLGLRIAAHNGGTSRAFLDAVRSGVLKVMSKLGICTLRSYIGAQTFETVGLGRDVVDLCFPGMRTHVPTIGLRELEEDIRAWSGAAAEGAAPQDRGLFRYRREGVRRGFDPNVIKFLRAAAMNGDYAAFEKLSDEMEARPPIALRDLIQPQSIGDAVPLDETQSVGDIVRKFTTAAMSLGALGPEAHATIATGVNVIGARSNSGEGGEEPSRFWGPSRSAIKQVASARFGVGAEYLASADELEIKMAQGSKPGEGGQIPGFKVSVDIARLRGASPGQQLISPPPHHDIYSIEDLAQLIYDLRRAAPQAKIAVKLVSQSGIGVVASGVAKARADVIHISGFDGGTGASPLSSIKHAGLPWELGLVETHHALVANGLRSRVKLRVDGGFKSGRDVIVAAMLGADLYGFGTALLIALGCIYARQCHKNTCPVGIASQDPKFREKFKGKPEEAIAFFEFIANDIRRRLSKLGARSLEEIHGRSDLLRVADATLDLGVDVDLTEVLRLPEQMVEPRDVAQEEGHVDDRASARNERFVLTPADRTVGARIAHSIVLQRKSGEDVRPITLRYRGTAGQSFGAFITTGLTLELDGDANDFVGKGMEGGKIIVRSPGEPHEPAIGNACFYGSRGGEAFVRGAAGERLAVRNSGTTVVTEGAGDHACEYMTKGIVAILGPIGRNFASGMTGGTVFVLGSDLIARPHEAMTTMNASDPDAGVLRDLLERHHAATNSALARELIASWPQSAEKFLKYAPAVETPVPVAAKSR; from the coding sequence ATGCGCGCCCTGACAGATCTTGAAGAGGGACCGGCGCGCGAACACGACGCCTGCGGCGTCGGATTCATCGCCGACCTTTCGCACACCGCATCTCACGAAATCGTGCGCCTCGCGCTCGAGGCTGTCGGCTGCATGGTCCACCGCGGCGCGCGAGCCTCGGACGGCCGGACCGGTGACGGCGCTGGTCTGCTGATCGAGACGCCGCGCAGTCTGTTGATCCGCGAGCTGCCGCCCATGAGCCGGCGCGTTCCCGAGCGTCACCTGGCCGCGATCGCGCTCTTTTTGCCGCACGATCCTGAAGAAGCGACCGGACTGCGCGGCCAGATCGAGGCCGCCGTCTTCGCCACTGACGTGAAGCCGCTGCTCTGGCGGCGCCCGAAGGTTGATCCCGAGGTGCTCGGCGAGCACGCGCGCGCAACTCGTCCGCTCTACGAGCAGCTGCTCGTCGACATGGGTCCCGGCAATGTTCGCGAGCGCATGCGTCAGGTGCGTCGCAACCTCATTCGTACGCTGCGCGATACCGGCGGCGGAGCAGCGCTCGTCAGCGCATCGCCCGACAGCGTCATCTACAAGGGCTTGCTCTCGAGCAACGAGCTTGGCTCGTACTTCAAAGATTTACGCGACCCCGCGTTCACGTCGCGATACGCGGTCTTCCACCAGCGCTTCTCGACGAACACGTCGCCGTCGTGGAAGCTCGTTCAGCCATTCAATCTCATCGCGCACAACGGCGAGATCAACACGATCACGGGCAATCGCGCGTGGATGCGCGCGCGCGGCATGCAGCCGATTCGCGGCGCGAGCGATTCGCTCGACTTCGACACGACGCTCGACATGATGCTCGGATCCGGGCATCGCATTGATGTCGCCATCGACTTCATGCTGGCGCCAGCGATCGATGCAGACGACGATCGCTTGCACGCGTATTATGACGCGCACGTTCCGACGATCGAGCCGTGGGACGGCCCGGCAGCGATGATCTTCACCGACGGTGACATCGTCGGCGCTGCGCTCGATCGCAACGGGTTCCGTCCGCTTCGTTGGTGCCGCACCGAATCCGGTAAAGTTTTGTGCGCGAGCGAAGCGGGCGTCGTCGATTTCGGCAACGACGCAATCGTGCAACGTGGCCGTCTCGGTCCGGGTGAACGGCTCGTCGTGCGTTTTGCGACCGGTGAGTTGGTCGAGCCCAAGACGTTTCGCGAGGAGCGGCGGGCGCGCGGTGATTACCGCCCGATCGTGCGCTCGTGGCAGTTCGACTTATCGCGTGCACAGGCACTCACGGCGCCGCCGGCGGCGAGCGATGCGGATCTCGTTCGCTTTGCGTACGCAAAAGACGAGATCAAAGACGTCGTCGACGTCGTCGCTTCCGGCGGAGGCGAGCCGATCTTTTCGATGGGCGACGATGCAGCACTGCCGTTTCTCGAGCGTCGCATGCCAATTGCTTATTACTTGCGCCAACGCTTCGCGCAGGTTACGAATCCGCCGATCGATCCGTATCGCGAAGGACTCGTTTTCGACATGCGTGCGTGGATCGGCTCGGGTCCAACCAACGGCGACGTTCCGTCGTTCGGTTCGCTGGTCATGCTGGAGCACGCGGTGCTCGACGAGCACGCATTCGATCTCGTGCGCTCCGACGAGCGGATGGCGCAGCACGTCGTTCGACTGGAACTCGGTGCATCGCGTCTCGGTGAACGGTTGCGTGAGATCGCACACGAAGCGGAAGAAGCGGTGCGGCACGGCGCCAGCCTGATCGTCCTCGACGATCGCGATGCGCAGACGCCGGTTCCGGCCGTGCTTGCGGTTGGAGCCGTGCATCAAACATTGACGAGCGCAGGCTTGCGCATGCAGTCGAGCATAGCGGTCGCGGACGGTTTCGGACGCGACTCGCATTCGATCGCTTCGGTGATCTCGGCCGGCGCAAACGTCGTTTGTCCGTGGCTCGGGTTGCGTATTGCAGCACATAACGGCGGCACGAGTCGCGCATTCCTCGACGCCGTGCGTTCCGGTGTTCTAAAGGTGATGTCGAAGCTCGGGATCTGCACGTTGCGCTCGTACATCGGTGCTCAAACATTCGAGACGGTTGGTCTCGGCCGCGACGTCGTCGACCTGTGTTTCCCGGGGATGCGCACGCACGTCCCGACCATCGGTTTACGCGAGCTGGAAGAAGATATTCGCGCCTGGAGCGGTGCTGCTGCCGAGGGCGCTGCGCCGCAAGATCGTGGTTTGTTCCGCTACCGGCGCGAAGGAGTGCGGCGCGGATTCGATCCGAACGTCATCAAGTTCTTGCGCGCCGCCGCGATGAACGGCGATTATGCCGCATTTGAAAAGCTGTCGGACGAAATGGAAGCGCGTCCGCCGATTGCGCTGCGCGATTTGATCCAGCCGCAATCGATCGGTGATGCGGTTCCTCTGGACGAAACGCAAAGTGTCGGCGACATCGTGCGAAAGTTCACGACCGCCGCGATGTCACTCGGTGCGCTCGGGCCCGAGGCGCACGCTACGATCGCAACCGGAGTGAACGTCATCGGAGCGCGCAGCAACTCGGGTGAAGGCGGAGAAGAACCGTCGCGTTTCTGGGGGCCTTCGCGCAGTGCGATCAAGCAAGTCGCTTCGGCGCGCTTCGGAGTCGGCGCCGAATACTTGGCGAGTGCCGACGAGCTCGAGATCAAGATGGCGCAGGGCAGCAAGCCCGGCGAAGGCGGACAGATTCCGGGCTTCAAGGTTTCCGTTGATATTGCGCGCCTGCGCGGCGCGAGTCCCGGACAGCAATTGATCTCACCGCCCCCGCATCATGATATCTATTCAATCGAAGACTTAGCACAGCTGATCTACGACTTGCGGCGTGCGGCGCCGCAAGCCAAGATTGCGGTCAAGCTCGTCAGCCAATCAGGAATCGGCGTCGTTGCAAGCGGCGTCGCGAAGGCGCGTGCGGACGTCATTCATATCAGCGGTTTCGATGGTGGCACGGGTGCGTCGCCGCTGTCTTCGATCAAGCACGCCGGCTTGCCGTGGGAGCTGGGTCTAGTCGAAACGCATCATGCACTCGTTGCGAATGGTCTTCGTTCGCGCGTCAAGCTCCGCGTCGACGGCGGATTCAAGAGCGGCCGTGACGTGATCGTCGCGGCGATGCTCGGTGCAGATCTGTATGGATTCGGCACCGCGCTGTTGATTGCGCTCGGATGCATCTACGCACGACAGTGCCACAAGAACACGTGTCCGGTTGGTATCGCCAGTCAAGATCCGAAATTTCGCGAGAAGTTCAAGGGAAAGCCGGAGGAAGCGATCGCGTTCTTCGAGTTTATCGCGAACGACATTCGGCGCCGCCTATCGAAATTGGGTGCACGTAGCCTTGAAGAGATCCACGGCCGCTCCGATCTGTTGCGCGTCGCCGACGCGACGCTCGATCTCGGCGTTGACGTCGATCTGACGGAAGTACTGCGCCTGCCGGAACAAATGGTTGAGCCGCGCGACGTTGCCCAGGAAGAAGGTCACGTCGACGATCGCGCCTCGGCGAGGAACGAGCGTTTCGTGCTGACGCCGGCGGATCGTACGGTCGGCGCGCGCATCGCGCATTCGATCGTGCTTCAGCGCAAGAGCGGTGAAGACGTGCGCCCGATTACGCTACGCTATCGTGGAACGGCCGGCCAAAGTTTCGGTGCGTTCATTACGACCGGGTTGACGCTCGAGCTCGACGGGGATGCCAACGATTTCGTCGGCAAGGGAATGGAAGGCGGTAAAATCATCGTCCGCTCTCCTGGCGAGCCGCACGAACCTGCGATCGGCAACGCCTGTTTCTACGGCTCGCGCGGCGGCGAAGCGTTTGTACGCGGCGCCGCGGGAGAGCGGCTTGCCGTGCGCAACTCCGGCACGACCGTCGTAACCGAGGGCGCCGGCGATCACGCTTGCGAGTATATGACGAAGGGCATCGTCGCAATTCTGGGACCGATCGGCCGGAATTTTGCGAGCGGCATGACCGGTGGTACCGTCTTCGTGCTGGGGAGCGATCTGATCGCCAGACCGCACGAGGCAATGACGACGATGAATGCGTCCGATCCCGACGCCGGCGTCCTGCGCGACCTGCTGGAGCGGCATCATGCAGCCACTAACTCGGCGTTGGCGCGCGAGCTTATCGCCTCGTGGCCGCAGTCAGCTGAGAAGTTTTTGAAATACGCCCCGGCGGTCGAGACGCCGGTTCCGGTCGCGGCAAAAAGCCGCTAG